The Spea bombifrons isolate aSpeBom1 chromosome 4, aSpeBom1.2.pri, whole genome shotgun sequence genome segment ATTTCTGTAAGAAAGGATCGCTGTGTGTTACAGAGGCTCATTCAAGATTTCCTTGGCAAAGAAAATGCCCTAATTTCCTCATTTCAGGCACGCACTGCACAATTCATCCAGCCCATGCAAATATGGACCTCCAGTGCCCGTCAGCCTATATGGACATTGAGTTGTTGCGTGGCatgaaaaaacatttagcaTACCACATACATGCAAACCACACGCATCTCGTGATGGAGAAGCATGTGTAAACATTGGGTATCGCGACCAGCTTCATTTAAAAAGGTATTTATACTTAGGTATAATGTGAAGTCTAGAACATAACAAAATGAGATTGAAAAACGTGTGCTTGTATTTACGAATAAACCTTTTTGTACATCACTAACAAAACCATGACACAAATGGGAAGGCCGCATAGCAAGAAGAACATGTAAAAGATGGACACAGCAAACCATAAACTGGATACCACTTGGCACTAACTGCCCAAGAAGAAGACCAAGGAAGAAATGGGTTGATGAAATGGTCAAGCTTGCTTGTGTCCCATAGCAAAAGAAAGCCCAGAGCTGAAGTTATCGAAAACTGTTGAGGAATCCTTCATCCCTCAGTGCACACAACAGCTGACAATGATGATTTTTGCATGCTTGAATATAATGGAAATGGGATATCTGAATCAAcgtaaattattaaatatttgaatgtagTCCATTTTACATCGAATTACCTTTTTTGTAAGATTACTGTTTCTTTTCTCACCTTCCTTACCTGCTCCCTCACATATACAGTTGAGCTGACATGAGTGACTGCGGATGTGCAGGCAGTTTATTTTAGAGCACTGCTTGCTTTGGTAGAACGAGGCAAATGAAAAGAAGGATTTTCCAACACCTTTAAAATGGGAAAGCATGCATGTAATAATTTATGGGAGAGTTCATTTTGCCAGGGAATTTCACCCAAATATTGCATGATGGCCTACAAAGGCGACCAATAGGTCTATAAATAACACTTATTGGaacaatgtaaaacaatacaaCTTTTCCTAAGCCGCATTTTTGCATCCAACACTGTATTAAGTGCGCAATGAAAATATCGATCTATTTAAATTATGTCTGAACTAAGGACTACAATACAAACGTCTTTTCTATAATGCTGCCCTAGGGTAACCTCCAATAAACCTGTATCAAGCTACACAACTACTTGTACACTGAAGAAATTTGGAATGTGTCCTAGGACAAGGAAAATGCCAGCTGTCAAACAACACAAGCTTCGAGAGGAAGGGGGGGAATAACAGctgattaaatcatttttacacaTCAGCTGTTGCTTAGAGTGGGATCCAAGTGGGAACCATACCAGAGAAATGTGAGCATGACAGTTAACCCTTCTGTGGCATAAAAGTTGTACAACACAAGAAAAAGAGGTAGGTGATAATCTAAAACAGTGTATAGGAATCACTATACTTCATCCTATTAAAACAGAGAGAGAAACAGTTTCTGGGGTTGTTTTGTCTGTTTGCCTGATGACACCTGCCAAAGGGAATgtcctacattttacatttgtttctttaattaGCATATGCACCTTCCACTGTTACACATTGTACATCTCTGATGGCCCCAAGTCCTACTGCATAACATGTTTTAAATACTTTGCCACCAGGGGCAGGcttggggggcagaggggcaattgccctctGTGACGGTCCAAAAGTCTGCAAACAGGGCCAGTCTGACTTGCAGAGGTGGGGAAATTGGCAATGTCACGTAACACAATGCGACCCAGTGGACCTCAGTGGGCAAGCAGCTATTAAAAAGCTCCTATCAACGAAAGGGGGTAACAGGgtgagaggtaagggggtgagggagtaTGAGTATGAAAGTAAGTGCtagtatgaatgtgtaaatgtatgtgataGTTTGTGCTTAtaaactatatggacaaaagtgttGGGATACCTGACCATTAGACAGGGACATTTATGAAATCACATTCTACATAGACataaatatgtagttggtccccctttgcagctataacagcttccattcttctgggaaggatttccacaagattttgtagagtttctgtggaaatctttacccattcatccagtagatcatttgtgaggtcaggcactgatgttggactagaaggcctggctcacaatctccattccagttcatcccaaaggtgtttgataaGGTTgcggtcagggctctgtgcagccagtcaagttcttccacaccaaactcatccacccatgtctttatggaccttgctttgtgcatagggggacagtcatgctggaatccATAGAGGTCGCCTCCCAGAGTCATAGGTCTCCTTTTGATCCTCCCCTTTGTCATTATCTCTTCAATCTTTTCTCCCCTTTGTCCTCATGTCCCCTCCCTTTCATTATGTCTTTTCTTTCTCCATATCTTTACTTCTATTCATTATTACAATTGACAAATTTTCCCCATCTTTCCCTTGCCTCTCTCTCAGTAACTTACATATGCAGTGGCGCACATGTTTACACACATTCTCATATTACACAGATTTACACAATCACGccaacacacatgtacacatactgGCTAATGCAATgatatatacacatccatggtaacacacttacacatacatgctcataccTGTCTGACCTAGAccggccctttgtgaacaattttggaccagccaAGGGGCAGGAACATATCATGGTGATGCCCTCCTACATATGCCTCTTGTGCTGAACACCAGGATTTAGTGTTAAATCCCAGCACTCGGCATTAGTTTGGGTCCAGTTAGAGGCAGATCTATGCTTAAGCCCAAGAGTCTCTATTTGGGGCTATGAAGTTGAGTCTCTGGGCTTCAGCCCCAGTAGCTCCCTCTAGCAATGACCCTGGACATTAATGATTGCCAGTTGAGTAGCTGAAGTAGTTAGATGAAAGCATTAAGACCATGGATGGGTGTCTGTATAGTCCAGTGTAATCCTTATCTGTCCACTTATAAAGAGTCCACTTTAGATTCCCCTTAAGCCTTTCACTCCTAGGGTAAGAGGCTGTtgactatatttttatacatttttgtaaaatgacAAAATTTGCAGCTGTTTTTAGCAAGGGTTTGTAGTTTGTAAAGAACATTACACAAATATTATTGATAACAATTTCCAAGCATGTCCTGGATATGACAGACACTCGTACTGACTATAGTGCACAGTGCTTTCATTTAGATAAACACGTTGTGTAATTGTACTGCTTCTTAGAGGCTGTACTAAAGTCTGAATAGCTGTAGAACATCCACCCCAGTTACAATCACAAAGTTGAGACAAGGGGAAGAAAAGGACTTttagagagaaaagggagaacaCACAAAGCAAGTACATATCCAATCATTTTTAAAAGGATTTAAAACAAGAGTAGACCTACTGTCCCTTTTTTGGACATGAATAGCTCAGGTCTATGGGGTCCTTCTTCTCCATAAGGGCTGTGTGGCTCTTGTCTACACCATTATGCAGAGCTCTAAATTTGGTACACTCTCCAGAACCATGCTGTTGGGTTCTGTATTTCAATTTAAGATTTATCTATGGAACTGCTTCTGTTATGGAAAATTTGGTCACAAATGTGGTTTACAAATGTTCTATAAACCATAAAGGGTACAGAGAATGTGAGACccatttaatttgtcatcactTAATGTATCCTGTTCCTCGCTAACTACTTCctattcacaaacattttagGAAGTATATTACTCCACGTAGTAACTACATGACTAAATTAAGATCCTAAAAGCCATCTATTTTAACATACCATCATCACCAACACCCAACTGCACACTTAATAAACAGACCATTACTGGGGTGAGATGGTCAGATTTTGTTTAGAGGCCTACACGGTCCATACGAAGGCCTTGTTTTAGTGGTACAAATGAATGATAACTGAATGATTCAATgtgacacattattatatagttgtttttttttcttttaatcttaAAATCTACACTAGAATTGATGACCTGGTgtaaataatatagtaatatatattacagtatgtTATATGTCGACATGTATgcaatacatattaaaacaacaaaaactgcACACCCTGATCTTCCAAGGCACTACAATAATAATGCTGTGTGTCATTCTACAATCTTTCATTGCCtttgtctggctatgttagcAGTTCCTCTCTGCTACTTGGCACTTAAAAAGACAACTCACAAACATATTCATGTACACACAATACAATGCACACCTTCATTGCAGGAGTACTTGCTGCGCAATTATACACAAGTCAATTATAGAAACAACAAGGTATGACATAGGGTTAGAAAGATTTGGATCCCAAAGAGTGTAACGTTCAAACATTGTATACTGGAAAGGGGTGTCTGAGGGTTCTTGTGTAGTTCATGTCTATGTTCATGTCTATGAGTGGGGAAAAAGCGTCGGACACACAATTCTCATCTTCCTGTTTTTATGAACCTTTTACACCTCAGCAAATAAACTATATGTTTGTTTAAACTATATTTATTAGTGCGTGTTTGGAGTATACATTCCCCATTTTAAAAGCATGGGAGACTTACCTGCTGCTGGCTGTTTATTTCTTCCATTGTTTACAGGTAAAAAACTGGGAAAAATGCAAGttatcacatttattttaccGCTGTCATCCTCAGCAATATATACTGCTTTTGCATGTGTAATATTAGTATTTGGAAAATGCTGCCACTGCTAAAAGTGTTAtcagttaattattttaatactatAGATCCTTACAGCAGTACCTATGCCAACTGATTTGACAATACTGGACCTTCCTGCCACTTGACATCATCAAACTGCTATCTATGattcttttatatttcatttgccATTCTATCATCGATGTAATTGCAAGACAAATGCAGCAGGAATTTAAGATGCTTGGAATTAAGCCAATAAGAATCTTTTTCATCACTAATACAAATGTAACTTCTCAAGATAAGTGGACATTAGCTTCTTTCTTCAGCAACCCTTTCTGTAGGAGATACACTTTCATCATACAGACTGTCCTCTTGTTTGCTTGCACAGCAAGTTTTGTTAGGGGTGGGAAGCTCCAGGACACCCTTGACAGAACTGAACTCGGCATGGGAGCCAAAAATTTTGTCCCAGTGAGTAAAGTGGGGGGCATAGTTGCTCATGGGCTTTTGATGATGCACATCATGTTTTATTGGCCCACCGTAAATTCCAAATGGAATCAAGCGAGATGTGGACCAAGGGAAGTCATAACCACAGTGATCCTCTACAGAGACATACACGTGGAATACCATGAAGATCCAGGTAGTGAGAAGGTGGCACCTTAAGATGATGGGATTTAATGTGGTCCAGGTCCCAACTGTCACTAATTCCCAACCACCAAGACACTGTGTGGCAAGGGAAAAAGGGGCCATATATTCATGGTGAATCGCATGAAAAGTCTTATAAAGCCATCGATTCCTATGGTGGATCATATGCCAGATAAAGTATTGGAAATCAAAAAGAAGAAGGCTTCCCAACACTCCAAACATTATATCCAAGATCGTTGGAGATTCTTCTGGGAGGGGGCATGGAGGTCTCCAGTACCACTGGGCAACAGCAGCAGGGAAGATATAGAACAGATGGTTGTACAGTGTGATTCCAAGGCAGTGGATAATCATGGCTCCTGTAGGGTTCCTATCTTGTTGGATCTTGTACTTGTGGATAAAAGGCCATCTTCTCCCTATGAGGTTGAAGATTAGATACGGGATACAGAAAATCATGTAGGATGATACGGTAAGGACGACAGGAAAGAGTGGGGACCTGAGAGTATCAGAGTAACGAAGCCTCATGTGGTCCCATAGTGGCTGTAGAAGTGGTCTACTGGGAAAGTACTTATCCAAAAGATGGGACAGGCAAGAGAAGACTTCCATCGCCAGCACCTGCTAAGCTGCAATCTTCAAAGAAAAAGAGCAGTAAAGATTATTCCTTATTCATTTGCTGCCGCTTAGCTGACTCCCCCTCCCATTCAGAAGCTCATACAAACTTAACAATTCAGACCCTTTCTAGCTCCCTGACAACGCATCCTGGATCCAAGAGGATAATGTGAccgatttaaagggacagcaaatGACAAACATTTTGCTCAAAAATGTGAACTGTGTTGGTTAGCATTAGAAATCATGCAAGGGTACAAGTGGCCATACTACTATTGATGTGCTTATTAACTTAAATGAGAAGAATATTTATTCCATTAAGCTGTTCGTATCCATCTTAACCCCAGTGGTACCATACAAAACTGATGTAAGACAATAAAACGGTACTACAATAGCAAATGGTACTAAGGTAACCATCATATGTACCAGACTTGTTTGCATTTGTCaaatgattaatatattttagacttcatttttcttttattgaaaaACATGTTGGatgtttttacaatatatagCCTTTTTATCATTTCTTCCAGGAGCTGAAAATAAGTTATGGAGAGATTTATTTGTGtcactgacattttttttttctttgtattagaAATGGACACATACAATGATTCAATGATACATACAATGATACACTGATAGAAGTCAAATGTAGGTACAATCAGAGCAAATAGAGGTAGCAGTTATTGCTATACTCATAAATGATTTGCAAAGACATTCATCTACACAAAGCCATTCCCATGTGAGCATACAATTAATgaactgtctctttcactcactGAGACAAAGACACTATTATGCAAATTAACCTCTAATAGACACAAACACCCACAGCAGACTGAAAAAAAGTCAGAATGGCtcatatacatgcacatactGAGCATACAAACTTAATGTCACGCACTCttcaaatgttattatttttttattttttttacaagtgcTTGGTTCCTACCCACTATTTTCAATGTAACATGATGTTCCAAAAATTAGGTCCCAATGGCTGAAAAAAGGAGCAAAGTTTTTTTCAGGTCTCTGGTGATGCAAATcatgggccagtgctccaccatacaGCCGAAATGGTAGGATGTGGCTAAGAGACCAGGGAAAATCATAACCAATATGGTCATTCACAGACATCCAGATGCTAAGCAAGTTGCAAATCCATGATGTCAATGGGTGGCATCCTAATGCAATGGGGTTGTTGTTGCTCCAGAAACCAATCGCCATTAGTTCATAGCCTCCGAGGTTCTGACTTGCCCACGAGAATGGGGCAACATACTTGTGGTGGACAGCATGCACCTTCTTGTACAGCCACTTGTTTTTGTGGTGTAATACATGCCACATGAAATACTGAAAATCAAATAGCAGTAGACAACCAAAAACCTCCCCAAAAAGAGTGTACACAGAGGGTGCTTCAGATGGTAATGCTAACGGCGGCATGCAGACCCAACTCAGCATCACCATTGGAAGAACGTAGACCACGTGGTTGAACACACTTCtccatatacacaaacacatcatCTTTaccgttggtcttgtcttcttttgaattttatatttatagaagAAGTGGCATTGTTCTCCCAAAACATCAAGCAAGGCAAATGGAAAACTGAAGCAAATGTAGCCGGAGAAAGCCAGCAAGACTGGGAAAAAGGGACAAGTCACTAGACCACCAAATTCATGGATAATATAATCCCAAAACGTCTGCAAGAAAAGACACTCGTGACTGTCCCTAGTTGAGTTCATTCTGTTCTGTTTGATACGATAGCCTCTCAATGTTATTTATAAGCATGTTTAATCTTGACGTCAAAACAAATCATAGGTTGAAGGCATTTTTGATACTCCTGGTCCTTCAAAATGCTCATTAAGTAATGAAGGATTAAACAAAAGTTCCCCTCACAGTTTTACATATACTTGGCAGAACACATTGTTCATAAATCTACTTTCTAAGATAAGAGTTAAATCTTCTTAGCTTGCACAAAAAGAACAAAGCCAAAGTATTCATCCTCCTTTCACATATTTGACTTTTGTTTtatctggatttttttctttaaagaaagcTTGTTAGTACGGGGCTTAACTGGACATCTTATCTTTTGTGCCCCCATGAAAATTCTGCAGTCTTCTATCCGCCGTGCCAAACAATAACTGCCTTGGGGAAGGTGAGAGTTGTAGTTTGGAATCGTTCAAAA includes the following:
- the LOC128491399 gene encoding cholesterol 25-hydroxylase-like protein 1, member 1; the encoded protein is MNSTRDSHECLFLQTFWDYIIHEFGGLVTCPFFPVLLAFSGYICFSFPFALLDVLGEQCHFFYKYKIQKKTRPTVKMMCLCIWRSVFNHVVYVLPMVMLSWVCMPPLALPSEAPSVYTLFGEVFGCLLLFDFQYFMWHVLHHKNKWLYKKVHAVHHKYVAPFSWASQNLGGYELMAIGFWSNNNPIALGCHPLTSWICNLLSIWMSVNDHIGYDFPWSLSHILPFRLYGGALAHDLHHQRPEKNFAPFFSHWDLIFGTSCYIENSG
- the LOC128492171 gene encoding cholesterol 25-hydroxylase-like protein 1, member 2 — protein: MEVFSCLSHLLDKYFPSRPLLQPLWDHMRLRYSDTLRSPLFPVVLTVSSYMIFCIPYLIFNLIGRRWPFIHKYKIQQDRNPTGAMIIHCLGITLYNHLFYIFPAAVAQWYWRPPCPLPEESPTILDIMFGVLGSLLLFDFQYFIWHMIHHRNRWLYKTFHAIHHEYMAPFSLATQCLGGWELVTVGTWTTLNPIILRCHLLTTWIFMVFHVYVSVEDHCGYDFPWSTSRLIPFGIYGGPIKHDVHHQKPMSNYAPHFTHWDKIFGSHAEFSSVKGVLELPTPNKTCCASKQEDSLYDESVSPTERVAEERS